The genomic stretch ACTCTTTAAAACATCATCGACTGTTATATTTGCGGCGGCTTGAGCGTAAGGATTATTAAGGGCATTCTTTTTGTTTTTAACGGATACTAAAGCTATATCCTCTTTTGTAATTTTATTAACGTGCATGTATCTGTGCATTTCCATTGCGAATATCCATATCAGATTAGGATTCAAGGGCTTTTCTAAAATTGGATCCCATATATATCTGAATATTGATTGTGGATGAGGTCTAGCTGGACTCATCTTTTCCTCCGCAACAGCTAAAACTTTCTCACATAAGCCACTAGCAACGTGGTACCAGGCTGTATTAGGAACCATAACTCCAGTAGCACCACCCACATAAACTCTACTTACCATTTTCCTAACTCCCCCAGAACCGTGAGCTAAATATTCTCCTTTCATATGTACCCCATCAAAAGCATCAGGGGCACTACCAATTACAACGCAATCAATATCTTTTAGCTCTAAACCAGCCTCATCCAAAGCTTTCCTAGCAGCTTCCCAAGCCAATTCTTGTGGAGTCTCTAACATTCTCCTTCTAAATAACGTTAATCCAGCACCTATTACAGCTACCCTTCTAAAATATAAATTCGTCTTCATTATCTACTCACCACTCCAACAACACCTGTAAAAGTAGGAATTCCTCTCCAACTTGCCACTACAGCTTTATCAACAACTCCTTGTCTTAAATACTCTACAGCATCCAATAATAACGATAATCCGCTAACTTCTAATGGTCTACCCTTAGCCAAATGGCCACCTAATGGATTAACCTCAATCTTCCCTCCTTTTTCAAACTCACCTTCTCTTAAATCCTTTACAGCATTATCACTCAAACCTAAGCCTTCAACATGCTGAAGCTCTTTATAACTATAAGTATCGTCAACAAAAGCAGCCTTTATTTCTTTTACATTTACTTTCGCCATGCTATAGGCTTCCTTCGAAGCAATTTTCATGTATCTTGCCTCTCCTAATTCTGAAAGTTCTATTGTTGAATCAGTAGCAGAATATATTCCATTAATCCATACGGGAGTATCAGTATATTTGCGTGCAACATCCTCACTAGCTAATATAACGACAACTGCTGCATCAACGAAACGCGAAATATCCAAATCCGTCAGTGGATATATTGTGTATTCTTTATTTATCACATCTTCTAAACCAATATTAGCCGCGTAAGAGGCTCTTGGGTTTTTAAGACCATTATACTTATTCTTTATAACAACTTTAGCAAAATCTTCTCTAGTTGCACTCCTTAGCTTCATAAACTTTAATGCGTCTAAACCAGCAAGAAAATGAACGTTCTTTGCTCCAATCCTATACATAGGATCAAAGGCGAATTCTATTATATCTCTCATTGTTAGAATATCACTAGGTTTTGCATGGGATTCTACTACAGTTATATTTGCCAATCCAGATTTTATGTGCATAACTCCATGAAGTATTCCTTGCAATCCATCACCGGTTACAGTCATTGTAGGTCTCATAGCACCACCAATAGGGTCCGGGGCAAATTCATCAGATATTGCAATTCCTTCCCAAAAATCTTCTTGGCATGAAATAAAAGTATCGACGTCAGTTCTAGGATTTATATGTCCAGCATCTTCATATGCTCTAACAGCTGCTTCAAACATCATTTCTCTAAATGACACGTCTTTAGTATTAGGCCTAAAACCGTACCATCCTACCCCTATTATAGCTACTTTCATAAAAAATCACAACTATTATATCTCTCAAAAACTATTAAATTTTTCTTATATAGTGAATATCTCATTTTACTTAAATTGATTTAATTATTAATATATTGCCTATAATTCTTAAAATAAAGAAATTTTATTACTTAACGTTTACCTTATTGACTTTATTTCAAGTATAGAGAATATCGTTTATTTATAAGCTTTAAGAAGATAGCTAATGAATACTTTCTGTCTATGAAATATATTAAATGATTACATAATTTAAAGAGCGTCTTATATAATTTGAAATTACTTAATCTAACGCTAAGATATTATTCATATCTACACTAATTTTATACATAAAGAAATCATATACTTAATTATGTCAACCATAATAAGTGTAAGAGTGAGGCAGGAGTTGAAAGAAAAAGCTGAGAAATTGGGAATTAACATTAGGGAAGTTGTAGAGAGGGCTTTAGAGGAGGCAATAAAAGAGAAAGAAAATGAGGAGATTGAGGAAACCGTTAGAAAAATTAAGGAAT from Sulfolobus sp. S-194 encodes the following:
- a CDS encoding thiolase domain-containing protein — protein: MKTNLYFRRVAVIGAGLTLFRRRMLETPQELAWEAARKALDEAGLELKDIDCVVIGSAPDAFDGVHMKGEYLAHGSGGVRKMVSRVYVGGATGVMVPNTAWYHVASGLCEKVLAVAEEKMSPARPHPQSIFRYIWDPILEKPLNPNLIWIFAMEMHRYMHVNKITKEDIALVSVKNKKNALNNPYAQAAANITVDDVLKSEVLVWPVQLLDTSPVSDGAAAMVIVSEDVARRYTDTPVWIEGVGWTLDNTEWTGRELAYPRYLEYAARMAYKMAGVERPNKEIDVIEPYDPFDYKELHHIEGLMITKRGEAPKFLKEGVFDIDGEIPSSPSGGLLGVGNPIAAAGLMKVISIYWQLKGIAGKMQVKRPVHTGVAQAWGDLMQASTVIVMRN
- a CDS encoding thiolase domain-containing protein translates to MKVAIIGVGWYGFRPNTKDVSFREMMFEAAVRAYEDAGHINPRTDVDTFISCQEDFWEGIAISDEFAPDPIGGAMRPTMTVTGDGLQGILHGVMHIKSGLANITVVESHAKPSDILTMRDIIEFAFDPMYRIGAKNVHFLAGLDALKFMKLRSATREDFAKVVIKNKYNGLKNPRASYAANIGLEDVINKEYTIYPLTDLDISRFVDAAVVVILASEDVARKYTDTPVWINGIYSATDSTIELSELGEARYMKIASKEAYSMAKVNVKEIKAAFVDDTYSYKELQHVEGLGLSDNAVKDLREGEFEKGGKIEVNPLGGHLAKGRPLEVSGLSLLLDAVEYLRQGVVDKAVVASWRGIPTFTGVVGVVSR
- a CDS encoding type II toxin-antitoxin system CcdA family antitoxin, whose amino-acid sequence is MSTIISVRVRQELKEKAEKLGINIREVVERALEEAIKEKENEEIEETVRKIKELMKDISEDEWIALIREDRYER